One region of Pirellulales bacterium genomic DNA includes:
- a CDS encoding aldolase/citrate lyase family protein translates to MATYRNVLKEKLAAGQFTRGLWVTLEAATITEIAVELGFDWVVIDAEHGHLDFKALLEHIRATRGSETTPLVRIAEIQQGLIKRVLDIGAAGIIVPQVTGAEEVARAVRFAKYPPQGIRGVGGERATGWSMHLAEATAGANDRTLVIPLIETVEAYQSLDQIMSVPGVDALFIGPADLSASAGHLGQWEGPGVAEMVLAIKDRAAARGLACGVMAKSVDNARQRRDQGFRLLGVASDTGLIIRGAKESLAALDR, encoded by the coding sequence ATGGCGACCTATCGCAACGTGCTTAAGGAGAAACTCGCCGCCGGGCAGTTCACGCGCGGCCTGTGGGTCACGCTCGAGGCGGCCACGATTACCGAGATTGCCGTCGAATTGGGTTTCGATTGGGTCGTGATCGACGCCGAACATGGCCATCTCGACTTCAAAGCCCTTCTGGAGCACATTCGCGCCACGCGCGGCAGCGAGACGACGCCGCTGGTGCGGATTGCCGAAATTCAGCAAGGCTTGATCAAACGCGTTCTCGATATCGGCGCCGCAGGCATCATCGTGCCGCAAGTCACGGGCGCGGAGGAAGTCGCCCGGGCCGTGCGGTTCGCCAAGTATCCGCCGCAAGGCATTCGCGGCGTGGGAGGCGAGCGGGCCACCGGCTGGTCGATGCACCTGGCCGAGGCGACCGCCGGCGCGAACGATCGCACGTTGGTCATCCCGCTCATCGAAACCGTCGAAGCCTATCAGTCGCTGGATCAAATCATGAGCGTGCCAGGCGTCGACGCCCTCTTCATCGGGCCGGCCGATCTGTCGGCCTCGGCCGGGCACCTGGGACAATGGGAAGGGCCGGGCGTCGCCGAAATGGTGCTGGCTATCAAGGATCGCGCCGCGGCGCGCGGCCTGGCATGTGGTGTCATGGCCAAGAGCGTCGACAACGCGCGACAAAGGCGCGATCAAGGATTTCGCCTCTTGGGCGTGGCCTCGGATACGGGCCTTATCATTCGCGGTGCAAAGGAATCGCTGGCCGCGCTCGATCGCTAG